Proteins encoded within one genomic window of Mycolicibacterium monacense:
- a CDS encoding response regulator transcription factor has translation MTGDPTPQTRKPPVTVFLVDDHEVVRRGLIDVLSAEPDLEVIGEAGSVSEALARIPALQPQVAVLDVRLPDGNGIELCRDLLSRLPDLRCLMLTSFTSDEAMIDAILAGASGYVIKDIKGMELAKAIREIGAGRSLLDNRAAAALMAKLRRATEHSDPLSGLSDQERVLLGLLGEGLTNKQIAARMFLSEKTVKNYVSRLLAKLGVERRTQAAVFVSRLDRSDGAAEG, from the coding sequence GTGACCGGGGATCCCACGCCCCAAACCCGCAAGCCCCCCGTGACTGTGTTCCTCGTCGACGACCACGAGGTGGTGCGTCGCGGGTTGATCGATGTGCTCAGCGCCGAACCGGACCTCGAGGTGATCGGCGAAGCGGGCTCGGTCTCCGAGGCGCTGGCCCGCATCCCGGCGCTGCAGCCCCAGGTCGCCGTGCTCGACGTGCGGCTGCCCGACGGCAACGGCATAGAGCTGTGCCGCGATCTCCTGTCGCGGCTGCCGGATCTGCGGTGTCTGATGTTGACGTCCTTCACCTCCGACGAGGCGATGATCGACGCGATCCTCGCCGGCGCGAGTGGATACGTGATCAAGGACATCAAGGGTATGGAACTGGCCAAGGCGATCAGGGAGATCGGGGCGGGCCGGTCCCTGCTCGACAACCGGGCGGCCGCCGCACTGATGGCCAAGCTGCGCCGGGCCACCGAGCATTCCGATCCGCTGTCCGGCCTCAGTGATCAGGAGCGGGTCCTGCTGGGGTTGCTCGGAGAGGGGTTGACCAACAAGCAGATCGCCGCGCGGATGTTCCTGTCGGAGAAGACGGTGAAGAACTACGTGTCGCGACTGCTCGCGAAGCTGGGGGTGGAACGTCGCACCCAGGCCGCGGTGTTCGTCTCCCGCCTCGACCGGTCGGACGGCGCCGCAGAAGGCTGA
- a CDS encoding Acg family FMN-binding oxidoreductase, protein MTTTRADIDTISDAVQLACRAPSVHNSQPWHWVADRSGLQLLLDTDRLVATDKSGREALLSCGAVLDHLRVAMAAGGWIAHIDRYPNPNDHLHLAAIDFSPMSYVTDGHRARAEAIARRYTDRLPFGPPPDWDSLELLLRDAVDESVAMLDVIAEDARPQLAEASQLTESLRLYDSDYHAELAWWTGWLAVSDGIPHGSLVSAAESDRVDIGRHFPVTHGAAERRMSVPEDHSRVLVISAHDDTRRDILGCGETLSRVLLEATLAGMATCTLTHLTELRASRDIISALVDRDLPQVLIRVGAAPAYDPVPPPTPRRRLEDVLEVRL, encoded by the coding sequence ATGACCACGACCCGAGCGGACATCGACACGATCAGCGATGCAGTGCAGCTGGCGTGCCGAGCCCCGTCCGTACACAACAGCCAGCCGTGGCACTGGGTCGCCGACCGGTCCGGGCTGCAGCTCCTCCTCGACACCGACCGGCTCGTGGCCACCGACAAGTCCGGCCGGGAGGCATTGCTGAGCTGCGGTGCCGTACTCGATCATCTCCGGGTGGCCATGGCGGCCGGCGGCTGGATCGCGCACATCGACCGCTACCCGAATCCCAACGACCACCTGCACCTGGCCGCCATCGACTTCTCGCCGATGTCGTATGTGACCGACGGCCACCGCGCCCGCGCCGAGGCCATCGCGCGCCGCTACACCGACCGGCTGCCGTTCGGCCCGCCCCCGGACTGGGATTCGCTCGAGCTCCTGTTGCGCGACGCCGTCGATGAATCGGTGGCCATGCTGGACGTCATCGCCGAGGACGCCCGTCCGCAGCTCGCGGAAGCCTCCCAGCTCACCGAGTCGCTGCGCCTCTACGACTCCGACTATCACGCCGAATTGGCTTGGTGGACAGGGTGGTTGGCGGTATCGGACGGGATACCGCACGGTTCCCTGGTGTCAGCGGCCGAAAGCGACCGCGTCGACATCGGCCGTCACTTCCCGGTCACTCACGGTGCGGCGGAGCGGCGTATGAGCGTGCCGGAGGACCACTCCAGGGTGCTGGTCATCTCGGCGCACGACGACACCCGCCGCGACATACTCGGCTGTGGTGAGACGCTGTCGCGGGTGCTGCTGGAGGCGACCTTGGCCGGGATGGCCACCTGCACGCTGACCCACCTCACCGAACTGCGCGCCAGCCGCGACATCATCTCCGCCCTGGTCGACCGCGATCTGCCGCAGGTGCTGATCCGCGTCGGGGCGGCGCCCGCCTACGATCCCGTCCCGCCGCCGACGCCCCGGCGTCGGCTCGAGGATGTGCTCGAGGTGCGGCTGTGA